A genomic region of Catalinimonas niigatensis contains the following coding sequences:
- a CDS encoding ATP-binding protein, translated as MSSINIEIPSLSENIRMIESFIDNAKERFNLNDDIYGNIMIAVTESVHNAIKHGNQGDAKKSVHLSLSLLDDSIRFTIKDEGQGFDYENLPDPTAPENIENPGGRGIFLMKHLSDEVNFLNNGQVIELIFYIN; from the coding sequence ATAAGCTCAATAAATATTGAAATCCCCTCTCTATCGGAAAATATTAGGATGATCGAGAGCTTTATCGACAACGCTAAGGAACGCTTTAATTTGAATGATGATATTTATGGTAATATTATGATCGCTGTTACTGAGTCTGTTCATAATGCTATTAAACACGGAAATCAGGGAGATGCTAAAAAGAGTGTTCATTTGTCCTTATCCTTACTTGACGATTCTATTCGCTTTACCATTAAGGATGAAGGTCAAGGATTTGATTATGAAAACCTCCCTGATCCCACTGCCCCAGAAAATATAGAGAACCCAGGAGGAAGAGGTATATTCTTGATGAAGCATCTTTCTGATGAAGTTAATTTCTTGAATAATGGACAAGTGATTGAGTTGATTTTTTACATAAATTGA
- the mnmG gene encoding tRNA uridine-5-carboxymethylaminomethyl(34) synthesis enzyme MnmG, translating into MFQEYDVIVVGAGHAGNEAAAAAAKMGSKTLLITMDMTKIGQMSCNPAMGGVAKGQIVREIDALGGYSGIVSDKSMIQFRMLNRSKGPAMWSPRTQNDRMRFGEEWRLALESIPNLDFWQEMVSGILVEKDRVVGVRTSIGLEIKGKSVVLTNGTFLNGIIHIGEKQMGGGRSGERASKGITEQLVQIGFESGRMKTGTPPRVDGRSLDYEKMEEQKGDENPGKFSFTPTSPPPVQKSCYITYTNSAVHEILESGFDRSPMFNGRIQGQGPRYCPSIEDKINRFKERDRHQIFVEPEGWNTVEIYVNGFSTSLPEDVQYKAIKEIPGFEKVKLFRPGYAIEYDYFPPTQLKLTLETKLVENLFFAGQINGTTGYEEAACQGMMAGINAHQKVWERDAFILKRSEAYIGVLIDDLVNKGTEEPYRMFTSRAEFRLLLRQDNADLRLSEKGHQLGLIEDGRLSEVYDKRRDIERVLEEIKSIKASPQDFNEGLGELNTATLKEKISIQKLLKRPEIGIDKLRVLDKDLESYFSDYNSAVLEQVEILTKYETYLEKEKSHAEKVESLENFRIPPKFEYTKVKALSAEASEKLNRIRPETLGQASRISGVSPADISIIMIYLGK; encoded by the coding sequence ATGTTTCAAGAGTATGATGTGATAGTGGTAGGAGCAGGACATGCGGGTAATGAAGCTGCTGCTGCTGCTGCAAAAATGGGTTCTAAAACTTTACTCATTACAATGGACATGACCAAAATAGGCCAAATGTCATGTAATCCAGCGATGGGCGGTGTGGCAAAAGGACAAATTGTAAGAGAAATAGATGCGTTAGGTGGATATTCTGGAATAGTTTCAGATAAATCTATGATTCAATTCCGTATGCTAAACCGCTCTAAAGGGCCAGCAATGTGGAGTCCAAGAACCCAAAATGATCGCATGCGCTTTGGTGAAGAATGGCGTTTAGCTTTAGAAAGCATTCCTAATCTTGATTTCTGGCAGGAAATGGTAAGTGGTATATTAGTTGAAAAAGATAGAGTAGTAGGAGTAAGAACCAGCATAGGTTTGGAGATTAAAGGAAAATCAGTAGTGCTCACCAATGGAACATTTCTTAATGGGATCATTCATATTGGTGAAAAGCAAATGGGGGGTGGGCGCTCTGGAGAAAGAGCTTCCAAAGGAATAACCGAACAACTAGTACAAATTGGTTTTGAATCTGGCAGGATGAAAACAGGCACGCCTCCACGTGTAGATGGACGCTCGCTTGATTATGAAAAAATGGAAGAGCAGAAGGGAGATGAAAATCCAGGAAAATTTTCATTCACTCCTACATCTCCGCCGCCAGTACAAAAAAGTTGTTACATCACATACACCAATAGCGCTGTTCACGAAATCTTAGAAAGTGGGTTTGATCGCTCTCCCATGTTTAACGGAAGAATACAAGGGCAAGGGCCAAGATATTGCCCTTCCATTGAGGATAAGATTAATCGTTTTAAAGAAAGAGACCGTCACCAGATTTTTGTGGAACCAGAAGGATGGAACACAGTAGAAATATATGTGAATGGCTTCTCCACTTCTTTACCAGAAGACGTGCAGTACAAGGCCATTAAAGAAATACCTGGGTTTGAAAAAGTTAAGTTATTTAGACCAGGTTATGCAATAGAATATGATTATTTTCCTCCAACCCAACTTAAACTTACTTTAGAAACCAAGCTGGTAGAAAATCTATTTTTTGCTGGACAAATAAATGGCACTACGGGTTATGAAGAAGCAGCATGTCAGGGAATGATGGCTGGCATCAATGCGCATCAGAAAGTGTGGGAAAGAGATGCGTTTATTCTAAAAAGATCTGAAGCCTATATAGGTGTATTGATAGATGACTTGGTAAACAAGGGGACAGAAGAACCTTATCGTATGTTCACTTCGAGAGCGGAATTTCGTCTCTTATTGAGACAGGATAATGCAGATCTTCGTTTGAGTGAAAAGGGACATCAATTAGGCTTGATTGAAGATGGGCGTTTGTCTGAAGTATATGATAAGCGAAGAGATATTGAACGTGTATTGGAAGAAATAAAAAGTATAAAAGCTTCCCCACAGGATTTTAACGAGGGGCTAGGGGAACTTAATACAGCGACACTCAAAGAAAAAATTTCTATACAAAAACTACTCAAAAGGCCTGAAATTGGTATAGATAAATTAAGAGTGTTAGATAAGGATTTAGAAAGTTATTTTTCTGATTATAATAGTGCGGTACTGGAACAGGTAGAAATCCTGACTAAATATGAAACCTATCTTGAGAAAGAAAAATCACATGCTGAAAAAGTTGAGAGTCTGGAAAATTTTAGAATACCGCCAAAATTTGAATACACCAAAGTAAAAGCTTTATCTGCTGAAGCATCAGAAAAACTCAATCGTATAAGACCTGAGACTTTAGGGCAGGCCTCCAGGATTAGTGGAGTTTCACCTGCTGACATTTCTATAATAATGATATATTTGGGAAAGTAA
- a CDS encoding DUF4175 family protein, protein MATEANINNVITQLKLYKRKFYLNKLTRGSIYFGAALLSVYLFISSLEYTIRLNSVGRTILFFLFVAVFLFMLYKWIIDPLFRISNNKRQISDEEAAKQIGVFFPEVKDKLLNVLQLHKSSSVDSALLSASIAQKTQQISVVSFPVAINIRENLRYIKYLAVPAILVLFLFVSIPQLFSESNNRIVNFNKEFVPEAPFTFQLQNKELLAFKNEDFTVDLALDGEAIPEKVYLNNAGRKFRMAPNEAGIFQYSFQNIQRDTRFSIEAAGFSTQEYDIKVVERPNLKDFSVFLNYPDYVGKEDQRLDNTGNLQVPEGTKVTWKFNALASDSMQLTFVDEEEVFQLEQEKNQIFSFEKQVFQADHYQIDLKNQYSSNKQNIRYFLDVTPDQHPKINLEQFQDTTMYQFLVLGGNVSDDYGLTQLAIFYKFEKAGENDSPNDKYQRINLSLDTRQNNQSYYHQWKIDSFNLEPGDKIRYFLQVWDNDGVNGYKASSTSSYVFSIPDKEAIKESLNRSSEQTQTQISKTVQQAEQLKNEIENVEKKLKGKKELSWQDKQKLEDILKRREELEKELQEMREQNEAANMKRDQFSQQSEKLKEKMDQLQKLMDELLDEETKKLYEELKKLLEEQAELDKIQNKLQELGDKEQNLEEELERSLELFKRMKFDMKLEELENELSEKAEEQKKLAEESGDKEKNTEELSEKQEELNKDFEEFKKDMEELEEMNQDMKHPEPMQDMSEEEQQIQEEQQKAKESLDKGKRKDAQKSQQNSSNEMKKMAEKMQQMQQSMEMEMLQENMDNLRNILDNLITLSFDQEDIMKSFRDVKQTDPRFIDLSQQQLKLRDDAQIIEDSLLSLAERVFQIQSFITREVKDMNQYMEESLESLKERQQYKAISKQQFSMSSMNNLALLLNDVLSQMQQQMADAMGNPHKKPGQSQQNMSMSELQRQLNEQVDELRKSGKSGRALSEELAKLASEQEKIRKMMQEIKQSEKEGGGGAGDELSKKMEETETDLVNKKLSSEMIERQKEIMTRLLEVEKSMREQELDDERKGETAKSEYERKASKSFEEYIKTKKQEIELLKTVPVKLNPYYKNEANKYFQRINNNSK, encoded by the coding sequence ATGGCCACTGAAGCAAACATCAATAATGTTATTACGCAACTTAAGCTTTATAAAAGAAAATTTTATCTTAATAAGCTTACCCGCGGGAGTATCTATTTCGGAGCCGCTCTTCTTTCAGTATACCTATTCATTAGTTCTCTGGAATATACCATCCGTTTAAATTCAGTAGGCAGAACAATTTTATTTTTCTTATTTGTAGCTGTTTTTCTTTTTATGCTATACAAATGGATCATTGATCCTCTCTTTCGTATATCAAATAATAAAAGACAAATAAGCGATGAGGAAGCGGCTAAACAAATTGGTGTTTTTTTTCCTGAAGTGAAAGATAAGCTTCTGAATGTACTTCAACTTCACAAAAGCTCAAGCGTTGACAGTGCTTTACTGAGTGCAAGTATTGCGCAAAAAACTCAGCAAATTTCTGTGGTCTCATTCCCTGTCGCTATTAACATCCGCGAGAATTTAAGGTATATCAAATATTTGGCTGTACCTGCCATTTTAGTTCTTTTCTTGTTTGTATCCATTCCTCAACTTTTCTCTGAAAGCAATAACCGCATTGTCAATTTCAATAAAGAGTTTGTCCCCGAAGCCCCTTTTACATTTCAATTACAGAATAAAGAACTTCTTGCTTTTAAGAATGAAGACTTTACCGTGGATTTAGCCCTTGATGGAGAGGCTATTCCTGAAAAGGTTTATCTCAATAATGCAGGAAGGAAGTTTCGTATGGCACCTAATGAGGCGGGTATCTTTCAGTATAGTTTTCAAAATATTCAGCGTGATACACGCTTTTCTATAGAAGCCGCTGGATTTAGTACTCAAGAATACGACATCAAAGTGGTTGAACGACCAAATCTTAAGGATTTTAGTGTCTTTTTAAATTATCCTGATTACGTAGGGAAAGAAGACCAACGCCTTGATAATACCGGAAATTTGCAAGTGCCAGAAGGAACAAAAGTGACTTGGAAATTTAATGCCTTAGCTTCCGATAGTATGCAATTGACTTTTGTTGACGAAGAAGAGGTTTTTCAGTTAGAACAAGAAAAAAACCAAATCTTTTCTTTTGAGAAGCAAGTTTTTCAAGCTGATCATTATCAAATTGATCTGAAAAATCAGTACAGTTCTAACAAACAAAATATTCGCTACTTCCTAGATGTAACTCCTGATCAACATCCAAAAATTAATTTAGAGCAGTTTCAGGATACTACCATGTATCAATTTTTAGTGCTAGGAGGGAATGTATCGGATGATTATGGTCTTACCCAACTCGCTATCTTTTATAAATTTGAAAAGGCTGGTGAAAATGACAGTCCTAATGATAAGTATCAGCGTATCAATTTAAGCCTTGATACCCGACAGAATAATCAAAGTTATTATCACCAGTGGAAAATTGACAGTTTTAACTTAGAACCAGGAGATAAAATCCGTTATTTTTTACAGGTCTGGGATAATGATGGAGTGAATGGTTACAAAGCAAGCAGTACATCTTCTTATGTTTTTAGTATTCCCGACAAAGAAGCAATCAAGGAAAGCTTAAATAGATCTTCAGAGCAAACCCAAACGCAGATTAGTAAAACAGTGCAACAAGCTGAACAGCTTAAAAATGAAATAGAAAATGTTGAGAAAAAGCTGAAAGGAAAAAAAGAACTATCCTGGCAGGATAAACAAAAGCTCGAGGATATCCTTAAAAGGAGGGAAGAGTTGGAAAAAGAACTTCAAGAGATGCGTGAACAGAATGAAGCTGCAAATATGAAGCGTGATCAGTTTAGCCAACAATCTGAAAAGTTAAAGGAAAAAATGGATCAACTTCAAAAGCTAATGGATGAACTGCTGGATGAAGAAACAAAAAAACTCTACGAAGAGCTTAAAAAGCTCTTGGAAGAGCAGGCTGAATTGGATAAAATTCAAAACAAGCTACAAGAACTTGGGGATAAAGAACAGAATTTAGAAGAAGAGTTGGAACGTAGCCTTGAACTTTTCAAACGGATGAAGTTTGATATGAAGCTAGAAGAGCTTGAAAATGAACTTAGTGAAAAAGCTGAAGAGCAGAAAAAATTAGCTGAAGAATCCGGTGACAAAGAAAAGAATACGGAAGAATTAAGTGAAAAGCAGGAAGAGCTTAATAAAGATTTTGAAGAGTTTAAGAAAGACATGGAAGAACTTGAGGAGATGAATCAGGATATGAAGCATCCTGAACCTATGCAAGACATGTCTGAGGAAGAACAGCAAATTCAGGAAGAACAGCAAAAAGCCAAAGAGTCCCTTGATAAAGGAAAAAGAAAAGATGCTCAAAAATCTCAGCAGAATAGTTCAAATGAGATGAAGAAGATGGCTGAAAAAATGCAACAAATGCAACAGAGCATGGAAATGGAAATGCTTCAAGAAAATATGGACAATCTTAGGAACATTCTTGATAATCTTATCACCCTTTCTTTTGATCAGGAGGATATTATGAAATCTTTCCGTGATGTGAAGCAGACAGATCCTCGTTTCATTGATCTCTCTCAGCAACAACTAAAACTTCGTGACGATGCTCAAATCATAGAAGACAGTTTACTTTCGCTTGCTGAACGTGTTTTTCAGATACAATCTTTTATTACCCGTGAGGTTAAAGATATGAATCAGTATATGGAAGAAAGCTTAGAGTCACTCAAAGAAAGACAACAGTATAAGGCTATCAGTAAGCAACAGTTCTCCATGAGTTCTATGAATAATCTGGCGCTTTTGCTTAATGACGTATTAAGTCAAATGCAGCAACAAATGGCAGATGCAATGGGTAATCCTCATAAAAAACCCGGTCAGTCTCAGCAAAATATGAGCATGAGCGAACTTCAGCGGCAGTTAAATGAACAGGTAGATGAACTCCGGAAAAGTGGAAAATCCGGTAGAGCGCTTTCTGAAGAACTTGCTAAGCTTGCTTCTGAACAGGAAAAAATCAGAAAGATGATGCAAGAAATAAAACAATCGGAGAAAGAGGGTGGAGGCGGAGCTGGTGATGAACTTTCTAAAAAAATGGAAGAGACAGAGACTGATTTAGTAAACAAAAAGTTATCTTCGGAGATGATTGAGCGTCAAAAAGAAATTATGACTCGCCTGCTAGAGGTTGAAAAATCTATGCGTGAGCAGGAGCTTGATGATGAACGAAAAGGAGAAACTGCCAAAAGTGAATACGAACGTAAAGCATCTAAAAGTTTTGAAGAATATATTAAAACAAAAAAACAGGAAATAGAACTTTTAAAAACAGTCCCTGTTAAATTAAATCCGTATTATAAGAACGAAGCGAATAAGTATTTCCAAAGAATAAATAACAATTCAAAATAA
- a CDS encoding ComF family protein, producing the protein MFNDFISLLFPHCCRISNIPLARGEKYISTAYANSLPKYDLHFANKNLERKFSGLVNAKHVVAYYKFSKKSGVQKILHQIKYNNLPEVGELTGRWFGYALIEAGYQDKFDLLLPIPLHKAKKRKRGYNQSDYIAKGMAEALQTKWSGDILQRIVNTHTQTKKGRAERFSNTENIYTIQSPKRVVDQRILIVDDVITTGATITQCGHLLYGAGCKEVNIAALAAAE; encoded by the coding sequence ATGTTTAATGATTTTATTTCATTACTATTTCCACACTGTTGCCGGATCAGCAATATACCTTTAGCCAGAGGAGAAAAATACATTTCTACTGCCTACGCAAATTCACTGCCTAAATATGACTTGCATTTTGCTAATAAGAATCTGGAAAGAAAATTTTCGGGTTTAGTAAATGCTAAGCATGTTGTAGCATATTATAAGTTCAGCAAGAAAAGCGGAGTACAAAAAATATTACATCAGATAAAATATAATAACTTACCTGAAGTGGGTGAGCTTACTGGCCGATGGTTTGGATATGCATTGATAGAAGCAGGTTATCAGGATAAATTTGACCTTCTCCTTCCTATTCCCTTACATAAAGCCAAAAAAAGGAAAAGAGGCTATAATCAATCAGATTATATAGCAAAAGGAATGGCAGAAGCTTTGCAAACAAAATGGTCAGGAGATATTCTTCAAAGAATAGTCAATACCCATACCCAAACAAAAAAAGGACGTGCAGAGCGGTTCAGCAATACAGAAAATATCTATACTATTCAAAGCCCAAAAAGAGTTGTAGATCAAAGAATCCTTATTGTAGATGATGTGATTACAACAGGTGCTACAATAACACAATGCGGACACTTACTCTACGGTGCAGGATGTAAGGAGGTAAATATAGCAGCTTTAGCTGCAGCAGAATAA
- the xth gene encoding exodeoxyribonuclease III, whose translation MRIVSYNVNGIRAAILKGVVEWIEEDKADIICLQEIKAHPDQFNVSDFEKLGYHTYWMPAIKKGYSGVAILSKKVPQYVAYGCGIDIYDFEGRVIRADYPGFSVMSVYMPSGSSGDLRQTFKMKWLEDFDIYIQSLKNDFPNLVISGDYNICHQPIDIHDPVRNKNSSGFLPEEREWVSGFLSNGFIDTFRYFDKSPHRYSWWSYRARAREKNLGWRIDYHMVTQSMETSLLGASILDDVKHSDHCPIVLELKDI comes from the coding sequence ATGAGAATAGTTTCTTACAATGTGAATGGCATTCGCGCAGCAATTTTAAAAGGTGTAGTAGAATGGATTGAAGAAGATAAAGCAGATATTATTTGCTTACAAGAAATAAAAGCACATCCGGATCAGTTTAATGTGAGTGATTTTGAAAAGTTAGGATACCATACTTATTGGATGCCCGCTATCAAAAAAGGATATAGCGGGGTCGCTATCTTAAGTAAGAAAGTACCTCAGTACGTTGCATATGGATGTGGAATAGATATATATGATTTTGAAGGCAGAGTTATCAGAGCTGATTATCCCGGCTTTTCGGTGATGAGTGTATATATGCCTTCTGGATCAAGTGGGGATCTTCGCCAAACTTTTAAGATGAAATGGCTCGAAGATTTCGATATTTACATTCAATCATTAAAGAATGATTTCCCTAACCTGGTGATCAGTGGAGATTATAACATTTGCCACCAGCCTATTGATATTCATGATCCCGTACGGAATAAAAATTCTTCAGGTTTCTTACCTGAAGAAAGAGAATGGGTGAGCGGTTTTTTAAGTAATGGCTTCATTGATACATTTCGTTACTTTGACAAGTCACCTCATCGATATTCTTGGTGGAGCTACCGGGCGAGAGCGAGAGAGAAAAATTTAGGCTGGCGAATTGACTATCATATGGTTACTCAAAGCATGGAAACCTCTTTATTGGGTGCTTCTATCCTTGATGATGTCAAACATTCTGATCATTGTCCTATTGTGCTTGAGCTGAAAGATATTTAA
- the ybeY gene encoding rRNA maturation RNase YbeY: MIHFFTEDTSFDPSILSSVPSWISSATNDEGFNLENLNFIFCSDAFLLQINQEYLQHDYFTDIITFDNSEISHVIEGDIFISIPRVEENAQSLQITFLHELLRVIIHGVLHLLGYDDKDDNSKSFMRKMEDKYLDLYFNDFHKT, translated from the coding sequence TTGATTCATTTTTTCACAGAAGACACTTCTTTTGATCCTTCTATCCTTTCTTCAGTTCCTTCCTGGATTTCTTCAGCCACAAATGATGAAGGATTTAATCTTGAGAATCTGAATTTTATTTTTTGCTCCGATGCTTTTCTCCTACAAATAAACCAAGAATATCTTCAGCACGATTACTTTACTGATATTATCACCTTTGATAATAGTGAGATATCTCATGTTATTGAAGGTGATATTTTTATAAGCATTCCTCGTGTCGAAGAAAATGCCCAAAGTTTGCAAATCACTTTTCTTCATGAATTGTTGAGAGTTATTATTCATGGAGTCCTTCATCTTCTTGGCTATGATGACAAAGATGATAATTCCAAAAGTTTTATGAGAAAGATGGAAGACAAATATTTAGATTTGTATTTCAATGATTTTCACAAAACTTAG